The proteins below come from a single Cannabis sativa cultivar Pink pepper isolate KNU-18-1 chromosome 3, ASM2916894v1, whole genome shotgun sequence genomic window:
- the LOC115709702 gene encoding probable rhamnogalacturonate lyase B isoform X2 — MWDPSLEGKFVPLNIDKRFILLRGSSGFYSYGIYEHLKDWPDFDIGETRITFKLRKDKFQYMAIADNRQRYMPLPDDRLPGRCQSLAYPEAALLVNPKLRELAGEVDDKYQYSCENKDNQVHGWICTNPPIGFWQITPSDEFRSGGPHKQNLTSHVGPTTLAMFLSAHYAGQDLVPKFRGGEPWKKVFGPVFIYLNSAPIGDDPFWLWEDAKIQMMTEVQHWPYNFPASEDFQKSDQRGNVSGRLLVLDRYINEDCISGRGAFVGLAPPGEAGSWQRECKDYQFWTRADEDGHFTIKNVRTGDYNLYAWVPGFVGDYRYDIPITINPGSCIETGNLVYEPARDGPTLWEIGIPDRSAAEFYVPDPDPKHINKLFVNHPDRFRQYGLWDRYTQLYPNDDLVYTVGVSDYTKDWFFAQIPRKKDDNTLEGTTWKINFKLNNVVRNGTYKLRVAVASATLAEIQVRFNDPKTRRPLFTTGLIGRDNSVARHGIHGLYWLYNIDVPGAQLVEGDNTLFLTQPRNTSPFQGIMYDYIRLEAPPSC, encoded by the exons ATGTGGGATCCCTCCCTTGAGGGGAAGTTTGTGCCATTAAATATAGATAAGAG GTTTATATTGCTCCGTGGTTCCTCAGGCTTCTACTCCTATGGAATATATGAGCACCTGAAGGATTGGCCTGACTTTGACATTGGTGAAACCAGGATAACGTTCAAGCTGAGAAAAGACAA GTTTCAATACATGGCAATAGCTGACAACAGACAAAGATACATGCCCCTTCCTGATGATCGGTTACCGGGAAGATGTCAAAGCCTAGCATACCCAGAAGCTGCCCTACTGGTCAATCCTAAGTTACGTGAGCTCGCAGGAGAG GTGGATGACAAGTACCAGTACTCATGTGAGAACAAAGACAATCAAGTTCATGGGTGGATATGCACCAACCCACCCATAGGATTCTGGCAGATTACCCCTAGTGATGAGTTCCGTTCTGGTGGACCCCACAAACAGAACTTAACTTCACATGTCGGTCCCACGACTCTTGCT ATGTTCCTTAGTGCTCATTATGCCGGACAAGATCTGGTGCCCAAATTTAGAGGCGGTGAACCATGGAAGAAGGTTTTTGGCCCTGTCTTCATATATCTCAATTCTGCACCTATAGGAGATGACCCCTTTTGGCTGTGGGAGGATGCTAAAATACAG ATGATGACAGAAGTTCAACATTGGCCATATAATTTCCCAGCTTCTGAGGATTTTCAGAAATCAGATCAACGAGGCAATGTCAGTGGTAGACTACTTGTTTTGGACAG gTACATCAATGAAGATTGTATATCAGGAAGAGGTGCCTTTGTTGGTTTGGCACCACCAGGAGAAGCAGGATCGTGGCAAAGAGAGTGCAAG GATTATCAATTCTGGACAAGAGCAGATGAAGATGGTCATTTTACCATAAAAAATGTTCGTACGGGTGACTATAATCTTTATGCATGGGTCCCTGGTTTTGTTGGAGATTATCGGTATGATATTCCCATTACCATAAACCCAG GTTCTTGTATAGAAACTGGGAATCTTGTGTATGAACCTGCAAGAGATGGACCCACTTTATGGGAAATCGGTATACCTGATCGTTCAGCTGCAGAGTTCTATGTTCCTGATCCCGATCCAAAACATATTAATAAACTTTTTGTCAATCATCCTGACAG GTTTAGGCAATATGGACTATGGGACAGATACACACAATTGTATCCAAATGATGATTTGGTTTACACTGTTGGTGTTAGTGACTACACCAAAGATTGGTTCTTTGCTCAGATTCCTAG AAAGAAGGATGATAACACACTTGAAGGGACAACatggaaaataaatttcaagctTAATAATGTGGTTCGAAATGGTACATACAAACTTCGAGTGGCAGTTGCTTCTGCAACTCTTGCTGAAATCCAG GTTCGATTCAATGATCCCAAAACACGACGACCCCTTTTTACTACTGGATTGATAGGGAGGGATAACTCAGTTGCCAGACATGGAATTCATGGGCTATACTGGCTGTATAACATTGATGTACCTGGGGCTCAGCTTGTTGAAGGGGATAATACTCTCTTTCTCACTCAACCAAGAAACACTAGCCCTTTTCAAGGGATCATGTACGATTATATACGCTTAGAAGCTCCCCCATCTTGTTAA
- the LOC115709702 gene encoding probable rhamnogalacturonate lyase B isoform X1 — translation MSTPGVRLHFQGTHVVMDNGIIQVTLSVPDGIVTGIRYNGLDNLLEVLNKESNRGYWDLVWSAPGSKGIFDVIKGTCFRVIVDSEEQVELSFTRMWDPSLEGKFVPLNIDKRFILLRGSSGFYSYGIYEHLKDWPDFDIGETRITFKLRKDKFQYMAIADNRQRYMPLPDDRLPGRCQSLAYPEAALLVNPKLRELAGEVDDKYQYSCENKDNQVHGWICTNPPIGFWQITPSDEFRSGGPHKQNLTSHVGPTTLAMFLSAHYAGQDLVPKFRGGEPWKKVFGPVFIYLNSAPIGDDPFWLWEDAKIQMMTEVQHWPYNFPASEDFQKSDQRGNVSGRLLVLDRYINEDCISGRGAFVGLAPPGEAGSWQRECKDYQFWTRADEDGHFTIKNVRTGDYNLYAWVPGFVGDYRYDIPITINPGSCIETGNLVYEPARDGPTLWEIGIPDRSAAEFYVPDPDPKHINKLFVNHPDRFRQYGLWDRYTQLYPNDDLVYTVGVSDYTKDWFFAQIPRKKDDNTLEGTTWKINFKLNNVVRNGTYKLRVAVASATLAEIQVRFNDPKTRRPLFTTGLIGRDNSVARHGIHGLYWLYNIDVPGAQLVEGDNTLFLTQPRNTSPFQGIMYDYIRLEAPPSC, via the exons ATGTCGACTCCTGGGGTGCGGTTACATTTTCAAGGCACTCAT GTAGTGATGGACAATGGCATAATTCAGGTTACATTGTCTGTTCCTGATGGGATTGTTACTGGCATTCGATATAATGGCCTTGACAATCTTCTTGAAGTTCTTAATAAGGAGTCCAATAGAGG GTACTGGGATCTCGTTTGGAGTGCGCCGGGAAGCAAGGGAATTTTTGATGT GATAAAAGGTACGTGCTTTAGGGTTATAGTGGATAGTGAGGAACAGGTTGAGCTCTCATTTACAAGAATGTGGGATCCCTCCCTTGAGGGGAAGTTTGTGCCATTAAATATAGATAAGAG GTTTATATTGCTCCGTGGTTCCTCAGGCTTCTACTCCTATGGAATATATGAGCACCTGAAGGATTGGCCTGACTTTGACATTGGTGAAACCAGGATAACGTTCAAGCTGAGAAAAGACAA GTTTCAATACATGGCAATAGCTGACAACAGACAAAGATACATGCCCCTTCCTGATGATCGGTTACCGGGAAGATGTCAAAGCCTAGCATACCCAGAAGCTGCCCTACTGGTCAATCCTAAGTTACGTGAGCTCGCAGGAGAG GTGGATGACAAGTACCAGTACTCATGTGAGAACAAAGACAATCAAGTTCATGGGTGGATATGCACCAACCCACCCATAGGATTCTGGCAGATTACCCCTAGTGATGAGTTCCGTTCTGGTGGACCCCACAAACAGAACTTAACTTCACATGTCGGTCCCACGACTCTTGCT ATGTTCCTTAGTGCTCATTATGCCGGACAAGATCTGGTGCCCAAATTTAGAGGCGGTGAACCATGGAAGAAGGTTTTTGGCCCTGTCTTCATATATCTCAATTCTGCACCTATAGGAGATGACCCCTTTTGGCTGTGGGAGGATGCTAAAATACAG ATGATGACAGAAGTTCAACATTGGCCATATAATTTCCCAGCTTCTGAGGATTTTCAGAAATCAGATCAACGAGGCAATGTCAGTGGTAGACTACTTGTTTTGGACAG gTACATCAATGAAGATTGTATATCAGGAAGAGGTGCCTTTGTTGGTTTGGCACCACCAGGAGAAGCAGGATCGTGGCAAAGAGAGTGCAAG GATTATCAATTCTGGACAAGAGCAGATGAAGATGGTCATTTTACCATAAAAAATGTTCGTACGGGTGACTATAATCTTTATGCATGGGTCCCTGGTTTTGTTGGAGATTATCGGTATGATATTCCCATTACCATAAACCCAG GTTCTTGTATAGAAACTGGGAATCTTGTGTATGAACCTGCAAGAGATGGACCCACTTTATGGGAAATCGGTATACCTGATCGTTCAGCTGCAGAGTTCTATGTTCCTGATCCCGATCCAAAACATATTAATAAACTTTTTGTCAATCATCCTGACAG GTTTAGGCAATATGGACTATGGGACAGATACACACAATTGTATCCAAATGATGATTTGGTTTACACTGTTGGTGTTAGTGACTACACCAAAGATTGGTTCTTTGCTCAGATTCCTAG AAAGAAGGATGATAACACACTTGAAGGGACAACatggaaaataaatttcaagctTAATAATGTGGTTCGAAATGGTACATACAAACTTCGAGTGGCAGTTGCTTCTGCAACTCTTGCTGAAATCCAG GTTCGATTCAATGATCCCAAAACACGACGACCCCTTTTTACTACTGGATTGATAGGGAGGGATAACTCAGTTGCCAGACATGGAATTCATGGGCTATACTGGCTGTATAACATTGATGTACCTGGGGCTCAGCTTGTTGAAGGGGATAATACTCTCTTTCTCACTCAACCAAGAAACACTAGCCCTTTTCAAGGGATCATGTACGATTATATACGCTTAGAAGCTCCCCCATCTTGTTAA